One window from the genome of Jeotgalibaca sp. MA1X17-3 encodes:
- the rlmD gene encoding 23S rRNA (uracil(1939)-C(5))-methyltransferase RlmD: MSKDKRKAPVEKNETYEAEFVDLTSEGMAVAKIEGFPLFVAGGLPGEKAVIKIMKVGKSFGYARLEKLLITSPDRVKEVDHLGMRAGTMPLQHLSYEGQLRFKQNIVKQDLTRIGKLPDVEVFPTIGMDNPWRYRNKAQIPVRQKDGKLITGFFRKNTHTLIEMEDFHIQDAKIDEAIIKVRDILQEHGVQAYDEASNKGTIRHIMVRRGTYTSEMMIVLVTRSLKIPFVKEIVKKIVEQLPEVVSIVQNINQKRTNVILGEDTKVLYGEDFYHDELLGHTFAISSKSFYQVNPVQTEKLYQLAIDAAQLTGEETVIDAYCGIGTISLALADKAKHVYAMEVVPDAVLMAEKNAKANNISNVTFELGAAEEVMPKWVKAGVKADVLVVDPPRKGLDPAFIEAAIGVDADRIVYVSCNPATLARDLGIFAEHGYITKSAQPVDLFPQTLHVETVVLLSKIEE, encoded by the coding sequence ATGAGCAAAGATAAAAGAAAAGCACCAGTAGAAAAAAATGAAACGTATGAAGCAGAATTTGTAGACTTAACATCAGAAGGAATGGCAGTAGCTAAAATAGAAGGATTTCCTCTATTTGTTGCCGGCGGATTACCAGGTGAAAAAGCAGTTATCAAAATTATGAAAGTAGGTAAATCATTTGGATATGCCCGCTTAGAAAAATTACTAATTACTTCTCCAGATCGTGTAAAAGAAGTAGACCACCTAGGAATGAGAGCCGGAACTATGCCCCTTCAACATTTAAGTTATGAAGGACAATTGCGTTTCAAACAAAACATTGTCAAACAAGATCTTACTCGCATTGGTAAATTACCAGATGTAGAAGTATTTCCTACGATTGGTATGGATAATCCTTGGAGATATCGTAATAAAGCCCAAATTCCTGTACGTCAAAAAGATGGTAAGTTAATTACCGGATTTTTCCGTAAAAACACACATACACTAATTGAAATGGAAGACTTCCATATTCAAGATGCTAAAATTGACGAAGCGATTATCAAAGTAAGAGATATCCTTCAAGAACATGGTGTTCAAGCGTATGATGAAGCAAGTAATAAAGGAACCATTCGTCATATTATGGTAAGAAGAGGGACGTACACTAGTGAAATGATGATTGTACTAGTTACCCGTTCGTTGAAAATTCCATTCGTAAAAGAGATCGTGAAAAAAATTGTAGAACAACTTCCTGAAGTAGTTAGTATTGTTCAAAACATTAACCAAAAACGTACAAATGTTATTTTAGGTGAAGACACAAAAGTACTTTACGGAGAAGATTTCTATCATGATGAGTTACTTGGACATACCTTTGCAATCAGCTCTAAGTCCTTCTATCAAGTAAATCCAGTACAAACCGAAAAATTATATCAATTAGCAATCGACGCTGCTCAATTAACAGGTGAAGAAACAGTAATCGATGCTTATTGTGGAATTGGTACCATTTCTTTGGCACTAGCCGACAAAGCAAAACATGTATATGCAATGGAAGTTGTTCCAGATGCCGTTTTAATGGCCGAAAAAAATGCAAAAGCAAACAACATCAGCAATGTAACTTTCGAATTAGGTGCAGCAGAAGAAGTTATGCCGAAATGGGTAAAAGCAGGTGTTAAAGCGGATGTGTTAGTAGTTGATCCTCCACGTAAAGGATTAGATCCTGCGTTTATTGAAGCAGCAATTGGAGTAGACGCAGACCGAATTGTCTATGTCAGCTGTAATCCAGCTACATTAGCACGAGACTTAGGAATCTTTGCTGAACATGGCTATATTACGAAGTCTGCTCAACCAGTTGACTTGTTCCCACAAACACTACATGTAGAGACTGTGGTATTGCTGTCAAAGATTGAAGAGTAA
- the uvrC gene encoding excinuclease ABC subunit UvrC, with product MSREQIENKLALLPDLPGCYIMKNKENEIIYIGKAKNLRNRVKSYFHGKHEGKTALLVADIDHFEFIVTSTDKESLLLEISLIRQYQPHYNIKLKQGTMYPYLKITNEKDPQLIISSYVEEDGGIYFGPYPHVYAATETQQFIQKVYPLRKCAKNQKRACLYYSMGQCIGCCDHEVTSEEYQEQIKKISRFLNGEVKDIKNDLVHKMKHAADELDFELAADYRDQIHYIETTVEKQNIMSRDYTNRDVFAFHMDKSWMSIQVFLLRQSTIIKREAALFPCYGIPEEELVSFIVQFYQEQNHILPKEILVSEGVDTDLLTETLNTKVHVPKRGSKKSILELAITNSELALNEKFMMIERDKKKTIGAIQELSEALGSEYIETIEAFDHSNIMGTNPVSAMVVYRDGKQDPSSYRKFKIKTVEGSNEFATTQEVIRRRYTRLLRESRPLPDLILMDGGKIQIRAAKEVLEDELGLDIPVVGMVKDSKHKTASLLFGDEYEIIKLSPNSQAFHLVQRIQEEVHRFAITFHRQIRGKNSFSSQLDQINGVGPKTRTKVLKEFRTLKNIREASIDDFKKLGIPEKVAHSILATFAEVKKG from the coding sequence ATGAGCAGAGAACAAATTGAAAACAAATTAGCGCTGCTGCCAGACTTACCTGGCTGTTATATTATGAAGAATAAAGAAAATGAAATCATTTATATCGGGAAAGCAAAGAATTTACGAAATCGCGTAAAGTCTTATTTTCATGGAAAGCATGAAGGAAAAACTGCCCTACTAGTTGCCGATATCGATCATTTTGAGTTTATCGTTACGTCTACCGACAAAGAATCTTTGCTACTTGAAATCAGCTTAATTAGACAATATCAACCGCACTATAACATCAAATTAAAGCAAGGAACGATGTATCCTTATTTAAAAATTACGAATGAGAAAGACCCGCAACTAATCATCTCTTCTTATGTAGAAGAAGATGGTGGTATTTATTTTGGACCGTATCCTCACGTTTATGCCGCTACGGAGACTCAACAATTTATTCAAAAGGTGTATCCATTACGAAAATGTGCTAAAAATCAAAAAAGAGCTTGTCTTTACTATTCCATGGGACAATGCATTGGTTGTTGCGATCATGAAGTAACTTCTGAAGAATATCAAGAGCAAATCAAAAAAATCTCTCGCTTCTTAAATGGTGAAGTAAAAGATATTAAAAATGACCTCGTCCATAAAATGAAACATGCTGCGGATGAGTTAGATTTTGAATTGGCGGCCGACTATCGGGATCAAATTCATTACATTGAAACGACTGTCGAAAAACAAAATATTATGTCACGGGACTACACAAACCGAGATGTATTTGCATTTCATATGGATAAGAGTTGGATGAGTATCCAAGTCTTTCTTTTACGACAATCTACAATTATTAAACGGGAAGCTGCCCTTTTTCCTTGTTATGGTATTCCGGAAGAAGAGTTAGTATCTTTTATCGTTCAATTTTATCAAGAACAAAACCATATTCTACCGAAAGAAATTTTGGTTTCTGAAGGTGTAGACACAGATTTACTTACTGAAACTTTGAATACAAAAGTACACGTTCCTAAAAGAGGAAGCAAGAAGAGTATCTTAGAATTAGCGATTACAAACAGTGAATTAGCTTTAAACGAAAAATTTATGATGATTGAACGAGATAAGAAAAAAACGATTGGAGCTATTCAAGAACTTTCTGAAGCTTTGGGAAGTGAATATATTGAAACGATCGAAGCCTTTGACCACTCGAACATAATGGGAACGAACCCCGTTTCTGCTATGGTAGTCTATCGAGATGGAAAACAAGACCCCAGTTCTTATCGTAAATTTAAAATTAAAACGGTTGAAGGAAGTAATGAATTTGCGACAACTCAAGAAGTCATTCGCAGAAGATATACCCGTTTATTGCGAGAAAGTCGCCCTCTTCCTGATTTAATTTTAATGGATGGTGGAAAAATTCAAATTCGTGCGGCTAAAGAAGTGCTTGAAGACGAATTAGGACTAGATATTCCTGTAGTGGGAATGGTTAAAGATAGTAAACACAAAACAGCTTCTCTTTTATTTGGTGATGAATACGAAATCATCAAATTAAGTCCAAATAGCCAAGCTTTTCATTTGGTACAACGAATCCAGGAAGAAGTTCACCGCTTTGCCATTACTTTCCATCGACAAATACGAGGGAAAAACAGCTTTTCTTCTCAACTGGATCAAATTAATGGAGTGGGACCAAAAACACGTACAAAAGTGTTGAAAGAATTTAGAACATTAAAAAATATACGTGAAGCTTCCATAGATGATTTCAAAAAACTAGGTATACCTGAAAAAGTAGCACATAGTATCTTAGCCACCTTTGCAGAAGTAAAAAAAGGATAA
- a CDS encoding DegV family protein, giving the protein MKIIVDSACDLPLSYLEENQVEVLPLFVIMGDQEYTDMYEITNEKIYDFIKEGKHPRTSQVSLEKFYTCFHKLAMKSENSIYITLSSELSGTYQTAMIAYNQVKEEFPKWDLRIIDSQNASLGIALMAREAIEMLENGFSIDEIEERVRFMIDHTVSLFTVQDLNYLAEGGRLSKSGAFLGSLLNIHPLLQVVDGKLVPQEKFRGRKRVLNRMYERLEKEADQIKEQTILIVHTNDHEIVQEMKEYITQNMKPAEIIDYPIGAVISAHTGMGTIGIFYLNQFE; this is encoded by the coding sequence ATGAAGATTATTGTCGATAGTGCTTGTGATTTACCTTTATCCTATCTTGAAGAAAATCAAGTTGAAGTTTTACCTTTATTTGTTATTATGGGCGATCAGGAATATACAGATATGTATGAAATTACGAATGAAAAAATCTATGATTTCATTAAAGAAGGAAAGCACCCTCGTACCAGTCAAGTATCTTTAGAAAAATTTTATACATGTTTTCATAAATTAGCTATGAAAAGTGAGAACAGCATTTATATTACTCTTTCTTCTGAATTATCTGGGACGTATCAAACAGCAATGATTGCTTATAATCAAGTTAAAGAGGAATTCCCGAAATGGGATTTACGGATTATCGATTCACAGAATGCTTCTTTAGGGATTGCTCTGATGGCACGAGAAGCCATTGAAATGCTAGAAAATGGCTTTTCTATAGATGAAATTGAAGAACGAGTACGGTTCATGATTGATCATACGGTTTCACTTTTTACGGTCCAAGATTTAAATTATTTAGCAGAAGGTGGGCGTCTTTCGAAATCTGGTGCCTTCTTAGGTTCTTTACTCAATATTCACCCTCTTTTGCAAGTAGTAGATGGAAAATTGGTTCCACAAGAGAAATTCCGGGGTCGTAAAAGGGTATTGAATCGAATGTATGAACGTCTTGAAAAAGAAGCCGATCAAATAAAAGAACAAACCATTTTGATTGTTCATACAAATGATCATGAAATCGTCCAAGAAATGAAAGAATATATTACTCAAAATATGAAACCAGCAGAAATTATTGATTATCCTATCGGAGCAGTCATTTCTGCTCACACTGGAATGGGAACAATCGGAATCTTCTACTTAAATCAATTTGAATAA
- a CDS encoding diacylglycerol kinase, producing the protein MRARVIYNPTAGREQLKRNMVEILQILEKAGYETSAFETTPKPYSARDEARRAALNHFDLIVAAGGDGTVNEVINGIAVLENRPKVGIIPAGTTNDYARALKIPRSDLLEAAEIIAAGHAIPMDIGKANDVYFMNIAAGGYLSDVSYEVPIKLKTIFGYLAYLVKGAEKLPSIKPIHMRIEYDDGVFDGIASMFIVALTNSAGGFETIDPDMLLGDGKFTLFVVKTASIFEILQVLASVLNNGNHINNPNVLYKQTSYVKAESRDGQRLMINLDGEYGGDDPVTFVNLQQHIYIMGNTSEYADPIDSKKNKVAFIKEMETLRPEELDDNSLPYDGIN; encoded by the coding sequence ATGAGAGCTCGAGTAATCTATAATCCAACAGCAGGAAGAGAGCAGTTAAAAAGAAACATGGTGGAAATTCTTCAAATTTTAGAAAAAGCAGGCTATGAAACAAGTGCGTTTGAGACAACTCCAAAGCCATACTCAGCACGTGATGAGGCAAGACGAGCGGCTCTAAATCACTTTGATTTGATTGTTGCTGCTGGGGGCGACGGTACCGTAAATGAAGTGATCAATGGCATTGCTGTCTTAGAAAATCGCCCTAAAGTTGGTATTATTCCTGCTGGGACAACAAACGATTACGCTCGTGCTCTTAAAATCCCTCGTTCTGATTTGTTAGAGGCCGCAGAGATTATTGCAGCTGGACATGCCATCCCGATGGATATTGGGAAAGCAAATGATGTATATTTTATGAATATTGCGGCAGGTGGCTACTTATCAGATGTAAGTTATGAAGTTCCGATCAAATTGAAGACAATCTTTGGATACCTTGCTTATTTAGTAAAAGGTGCTGAAAAGCTTCCCAGTATTAAGCCGATTCACATGCGGATTGAATATGATGATGGTGTATTTGATGGAATTGCCTCTATGTTCATTGTCGCTTTAACCAATTCTGCTGGGGGATTTGAAACGATTGATCCAGATATGTTATTGGGAGATGGAAAATTTACACTGTTTGTAGTTAAAACAGCAAGTATTTTTGAAATACTACAAGTTTTGGCTTCTGTTTTGAATAATGGAAATCATATTAATAATCCAAATGTGCTATACAAACAAACCTCTTATGTAAAAGCAGAATCTCGGGATGGACAACGTCTCATGATTAATTTGGATGGAGAATATGGGGGAGACGATCCCGTTACTTTTGTGAACCTACAACAGCATATTTACATAATGGGAAATACTTCGGAATATGCCGATCCAATTGATTCTAAAAAGAATAAAGTGGCTTTCATTAAAGAAATGGAGACTCTTCGACCAGAAGAATTAGATGATAACAGCCTTCCTTACGATGGAATTAATTAA
- a CDS encoding LacI family DNA-binding transcriptional regulator, producing MLCFEERNRKKRGEPMITITDIANKAGVAKSTVSRYLNGGSVSPKTKMKIEKIIKETGYKPNPFAQSLKARRTNLIGTIIPRLDSYSTNEALTAIDEELRKKNRQHMITNSNQDPLIEVENIYTLAKQKVDGILLFAGAITDAHRVAFQKIDIPIVVLGQSVDGRACIIHNDEQAGYEMGSYIRELGHERILLLTVTEADIAIGQRRKKGIIRALQENSNCTWTSHETSFVFDEAYEDCKKIIQKTDATAIICLTDTIALAAMKAIHELGLKIPNDFSLSGFGGYAAGQIVTPPITTVHYPYKKLGKLAVQTLLQSMDGGEVPELQVLSNSLHIQESTSGYHQQLDA from the coding sequence ATGCTATGCTTTGAAGAAAGAAATCGTAAAAAGAGAGGAGAACCTATGATTACTATTACTGATATAGCGAATAAAGCTGGGGTAGCAAAAAGTACAGTATCTCGCTATTTAAATGGTGGGTCTGTTAGTCCAAAAACTAAAATGAAAATTGAGAAAATTATCAAAGAAACAGGGTATAAACCAAATCCTTTCGCTCAAAGCTTAAAGGCACGTCGTACTAATTTAATTGGTACGATTATCCCACGGTTAGATTCTTATTCAACAAATGAAGCTCTTACAGCTATAGATGAGGAATTAAGAAAAAAGAACCGACAACATATGATTACGAATAGTAACCAAGATCCACTCATTGAAGTAGAGAATATCTATACACTTGCAAAACAAAAAGTAGATGGAATATTATTATTCGCTGGGGCAATTACCGATGCTCATCGTGTTGCTTTTCAAAAAATAGATATTCCTATAGTAGTCTTGGGACAATCCGTGGATGGACGAGCCTGTATTATTCATAATGATGAACAAGCAGGCTATGAAATGGGTAGCTATATAAGAGAGTTAGGACATGAACGAATCTTACTTCTAACGGTTACAGAAGCGGATATTGCTATCGGTCAAAGAAGAAAAAAGGGGATTATCCGTGCTTTACAAGAAAATTCAAATTGCACTTGGACAAGCCATGAGACTTCCTTTGTTTTTGATGAAGCGTACGAGGATTGTAAAAAAATTATTCAGAAAACGGATGCGACGGCAATTATCTGTTTGACAGACACAATCGCTTTAGCTGCTATGAAAGCCATCCATGAATTAGGTCTAAAAATTCCAAATGATTTTTCTTTAAGTGGTTTTGGAGGATACGCCGCAGGACAAATTGTGACTCCACCGATTACCACCGTTCACTATCCATATAAAAAATTAGGGAAACTAGCAGTTCAAACTTTATTACAGTCTATGGATGGAGGAGAAGTTCCTGAGCTTCAAGTCCTCTCTAACTCATTACATATTCAAGAGTCAACCTCAGGGTATCATCAACAATTAGATGCTTAA
- a CDS encoding sucrose-6-phosphate hydrolase translates to MINKKENRLQFHIVPPHGLLNDPNGLSYFNGKHHVFYQWNQNGTTHQNKSWGHVSSEDFIKWETHPPALEPGDWFDKDGCYSGSAVIDQEKMYLFYTGNVRNERGERESYQCLATSEDGIHFIKQGPILEQPKGYTAHVRDPKVWQDETGLWNMVLGAQTLKEKGTALLYQSNNLIDWNLVKDIGETLPSMGYMWECPDFITLEDDQVFLYCPQGSEIDRQPNENLYQSGYIIRNVLEDDTCKQQSSKFQKVDYGFEFYAPQTYQDSTNRTILYGWLGLMDPEVEKTFPSVKDGYIHALTIPRLLEVVRGKLIQKPLPELKKLRTEESLIYENRQEIDLQLPTLQNEIECHWKKIENVQIHIRKEVELSYDAVKQEITITRTNWKTQMIEKRIAQLDQPMHHLQIFMEHSSLEFFVNEGEKVFSMRYVAEESEKGFQIKQIGTRNNTITIWPLQTIDGILS, encoded by the coding sequence ATGATAAACAAAAAAGAAAATAGATTACAGTTTCATATTGTTCCCCCACATGGACTATTAAATGATCCGAATGGATTATCTTATTTTAATGGAAAACATCATGTATTCTACCAGTGGAATCAAAATGGGACGACTCATCAAAATAAAAGTTGGGGACATGTGAGTAGTGAAGACTTTATCAAATGGGAAACTCATCCACCTGCTTTAGAGCCAGGTGATTGGTTTGATAAAGATGGCTGTTATTCAGGAAGTGCAGTAATTGATCAAGAAAAGATGTATCTATTTTATACAGGAAACGTTCGAAATGAACGAGGTGAAAGAGAAAGCTATCAGTGTCTCGCAACGTCTGAAGATGGTATCCATTTTATTAAACAAGGTCCTATTCTGGAACAACCAAAAGGGTACACAGCTCATGTTCGTGATCCAAAAGTATGGCAAGATGAAACTGGATTATGGAACATGGTATTAGGTGCACAAACCCTAAAAGAAAAGGGTACTGCATTATTATATCAATCAAACAATTTAATAGATTGGAACCTAGTGAAAGATATCGGTGAAACCCTACCTTCAATGGGATATATGTGGGAATGTCCGGATTTCATTACGCTTGAAGACGATCAAGTATTCTTATACTGTCCACAAGGATCCGAAATAGATCGTCAACCAAATGAAAATTTATATCAATCAGGATATATAATCAGAAATGTATTGGAAGATGATACATGTAAACAACAAAGCTCAAAATTCCAAAAAGTAGATTATGGTTTTGAATTTTATGCACCACAAACCTATCAAGATTCAACAAATCGAACTATTTTATATGGTTGGTTAGGCTTGATGGATCCAGAAGTCGAGAAAACATTCCCGTCTGTAAAAGATGGATATATTCATGCACTAACCATTCCACGTTTGTTAGAAGTTGTTAGAGGGAAATTAATACAAAAACCACTTCCAGAACTAAAAAAATTACGAACGGAAGAATCATTAATATATGAAAATCGGCAAGAAATTGATTTACAACTTCCAACGTTGCAAAATGAAATAGAATGTCATTGGAAAAAAATCGAAAACGTTCAGATACATATCCGGAAAGAAGTAGAACTCAGTTACGATGCGGTCAAACAAGAAATTACAATCACTCGGACTAATTGGAAAACGCAGATGATTGAAAAAAGAATAGCCCAGTTAGACCAACCGATGCATCACCTACAAATATTTATGGAACATTCAAGTTTAGAGTTCTTTGTGAATGAAGGAGAAAAAGTTTTTTCTATGAGATATGTAGCAGAGGAATCGGAAAAAGGATTTCAAATAAAACAAATAGGCACTAGAAATAATACAATCACTATATGGCCTCTTCAAACTATAGATGGAATTTTATCTTAA
- a CDS encoding vitamin B12-dependent ribonucleotide reductase: MATEIPTTLKQGYEKLNKDIEHFDHVFPITEDMKITYDGVARLVMLDRYSFKDTKKETLSEGDFVILTVKEDPKYPARGTGTILSLDWDKGTARIEVSDAYKQTLDTFGMEEEGIVNRPIITLDKPLELYYEQIAMRNAHGLAEVEISPELRQEAFLEFYEEQKAKNFIPAGRVLYGAGSGTDVTYFNCYVMPFIPDSRGGISEHRKQVMEIMSRGGGVGTNGSTLRPRHALARGVNGRSSGSVSWLDDIAKLTHLVEQGGSRRGAQMIMLTDWHPDIVEFIISKMQNPRILRYIMENFEDEQIQMMAHDKLKFTPFSPKEINMYTGIANYKNISGNGGFDPSVIRDAEMKLRDGGTYSVTDPEFLTGANISVCITDDFMQAVKNDEDYELRFPDVENYSPEEMKHYDTEWENCGDVREWEAQGNAVRTYRTIKASDLWKLINVCATYAAEPGIFFIDNANEMTNAKAYGQKVVATNPCGEQPLAPYSVCNLAAVNLAEMVNKDMQMVDFEKLERTVRMGVHMQDNVIDSTPYFLEDNRKQALGERRVGLGIMGLADMLIYCGVRYGSEEGNQLIDQVFKTIAVTAYEQSIELAKTRGSFPFLVGETGKETQQLREKFVNTGFMKKMPEHIREGVLKYGIRNSHLLTVAPTGSTGTMAGVSTGLEPYFSFSYFRSGRLGKFIEVKAEIVQEVAERNPKMDLDNLPDYFITAKSLSPEEHVDVQTTIQRWIDSSISKTVNAPKGYTVDQVQAIYERLYDGGAKGGTVYVDGSRDSQVLTLKAEENVMDEGEQEEEKVKVNKDKTFLIDSIIDLESTNVTIGNEIGNTCPICRMGTVEDLGGCNTCSNCGAQLKCGL; this comes from the coding sequence GTGGCAACTGAAATTCCAACCACTTTGAAGCAAGGTTATGAAAAACTAAATAAAGATATTGAACATTTTGATCATGTCTTTCCAATTACTGAAGATATGAAAATTACTTATGATGGAGTAGCAAGACTAGTCATGCTCGATCGTTATTCCTTTAAAGATACAAAAAAAGAAACACTTTCCGAAGGTGACTTCGTTATTTTAACTGTTAAAGAGGACCCAAAATATCCTGCTAGAGGAACAGGTACCATTCTTTCTCTTGATTGGGATAAAGGTACGGCTCGCATTGAAGTTTCAGATGCGTACAAGCAAACTCTTGATACATTTGGAATGGAAGAAGAAGGAATTGTAAACCGTCCTATTATTACACTGGATAAACCTTTAGAATTATACTACGAGCAAATTGCGATGCGAAATGCACATGGTCTTGCCGAAGTTGAAATTTCTCCAGAATTACGTCAAGAGGCTTTCTTAGAATTTTATGAAGAACAAAAAGCTAAAAACTTTATTCCTGCTGGACGTGTCCTTTATGGAGCAGGGTCTGGTACGGATGTTACCTATTTCAACTGTTACGTAATGCCTTTTATTCCTGACTCACGAGGTGGTATTTCTGAACACCGTAAACAAGTCATGGAAATTATGAGTCGTGGTGGTGGTGTAGGTACAAACGGTTCTACTTTACGTCCTCGTCATGCACTAGCACGTGGAGTAAACGGCCGTTCCTCTGGATCTGTTTCTTGGTTAGATGATATTGCAAAACTAACCCACTTAGTAGAACAAGGTGGTTCACGTCGTGGAGCCCAAATGATCATGTTGACCGATTGGCATCCAGATATCGTTGAATTTATTATTTCTAAAATGCAAAACCCACGTATTTTGCGTTATATCATGGAAAACTTTGAAGATGAACAAATTCAAATGATGGCTCATGATAAATTAAAATTCACACCTTTTTCACCTAAAGAAATTAATATGTATACAGGAATTGCAAACTACAAAAACATTTCTGGAAATGGTGGTTTTGATCCTTCTGTCATTCGTGACGCTGAAATGAAATTACGTGATGGTGGGACCTATTCTGTAACAGATCCAGAATTCCTTACCGGCGCAAATATCTCAGTATGTATTACCGATGACTTTATGCAGGCTGTTAAAAATGATGAAGACTATGAGCTTCGCTTCCCTGACGTAGAAAATTATTCTCCTGAAGAGATGAAACACTACGACACAGAATGGGAAAATTGTGGAGATGTTCGTGAATGGGAAGCGCAAGGAAATGCGGTTCGTACCTATCGTACAATCAAAGCGAGCGATTTATGGAAACTAATTAATGTATGTGCTACTTATGCAGCAGAACCTGGTATTTTCTTTATCGATAACGCGAATGAAATGACGAATGCAAAAGCATACGGACAAAAAGTTGTAGCAACAAACCCTTGTGGTGAACAACCTCTTGCTCCTTATTCTGTTTGTAACTTAGCAGCTGTTAATTTAGCTGAAATGGTTAATAAAGATATGCAAATGGTAGACTTTGAAAAATTAGAGCGTACGGTTCGTATGGGTGTTCATATGCAAGACAATGTCATTGACTCTACTCCTTATTTCTTGGAAGATAACCGAAAACAAGCATTGGGTGAGCGTCGAGTTGGTTTGGGAATCATGGGATTAGCGGACATGTTGATTTATTGTGGCGTTCGTTATGGTTCTGAAGAAGGAAACCAATTAATTGATCAAGTCTTTAAGACAATCGCGGTTACGGCTTATGAACAAAGTATTGAGCTAGCTAAAACAAGAGGTAGTTTCCCATTCTTAGTAGGTGAAACTGGAAAAGAAACACAACAATTACGTGAAAAATTTGTTAACACTGGATTTATGAAAAAAATGCCCGAACACATTCGTGAAGGAGTATTGAAATATGGAATTCGTAACTCCCACTTGTTAACTGTTGCTCCAACAGGTTCAACTGGAACGATGGCCGGTGTCTCTACTGGTCTAGAACCATACTTCAGCTTTTCTTACTTCCGAAGTGGACGTCTTGGTAAATTTATTGAAGTAAAAGCAGAAATCGTTCAGGAAGTTGCCGAGCGTAATCCAAAAATGGATCTCGACAACCTACCTGACTACTTCATTACAGCTAAGAGCTTATCTCCTGAAGAGCACGTAGATGTCCAAACGACGATTCAACGTTGGATTGACAGTTCCATCTCCAAAACGGTAAATGCTCCAAAAGGCTATACCGTAGACCAAGTACAAGCGATTTATGAGCGTCTCTATGACGGCGGAGCTAAAGGCGGAACCGTTTATGTAGATGGCAGTCGTGATTCCCAAGTTCTTACTTTGAAAGCAGAAGAGAACGTGATGGATGAAGGCGAGCAAGAAGAAGAAAAAGTAAAAGTTAATAAAGATAAAACATTCCTTATTGACTCTATCATTGATTTAGAATCTACAAATGTAACGATCGGAAATGAAATTGGGAATACTTGTCCAATTTGTCGTATGGGTACAGTTGAAGATTTAGGTGGATGTAATACTTGTTCGAACTGTGGCGCACAACTAAAATGTGGCCTCTAA